The Cardiocondyla obscurior isolate alpha-2009 linkage group LG05, Cobs3.1, whole genome shotgun sequence genomic sequence ATCTTTTTTAGAGCAATCATAGAAATTAACAcgaatttaaagaaaacatatttttaatattttatttttatattctttttttttaataaaatattgtttaaaaaaaagtaaaatttttgaatcagttataatattttatattaaatcgtacatacatataaaatatattataaagttatCGTTACTTTGTTAAACAATTCTATAACAAAATTCAAACTGCTAGATGCGGTGGAAAAACGACTGCAAACAATTCTCACCGAAGGTGCGAAAACTGCAATGAATTTCGAGGACATGAAACCGGAATTACCATCGTTTTATGACGAGAGGAAATTTCGACTGGGGCAACAAGCTTTCTATAACAATGTGTTCTCAATGATGATTGCTAAACTATGCGGCCTTGTATCACTTTTATCTATTTCGACCATATTGGACGTAGTCATGTTCACCAAAAAAAGCGGTACACCATGTTTGGCGTATCGCAGATATGCGGAAACGATTCTACATACGTTCGTATGGCACGAAAAGGATCCTAACGGCAAGCCGAATGAGTAAGATTAACTAAATGTTATTACGCTTAAAAGACAACCACCGTGGAAGAAGACTCGATAACGTTTGAAAGCAAAAATGGTacataataattgttatagaTTTTTAGAATCTCTAAAAATTGTACGTCGGAAGCATTGCGTCGCATTCAAAAGAAGCACCGAGGCTGGGGTTCATAAACCGTCGCAATTGGACATGGCCCTCGCACAGTTTGGATTCATCGGATACAGTATTATAAGTGAGGACTATCTGGGGATAAAGACCACTCCTGAGGAAATGGAAGGCGTGGTGCATCTCTGGCGAGTTATCGGCAGTATGCTTGGAATGGACGACAAGTTCGTACCcctacttatttttttattagatacagtaagataataaaaatctgaGCGACGATAAATTGCTATCAGATATTATAGTAAATCAgtctattataaatatttaatatacacgtATCGAACCCACGTTTCATAAATATGCGTTTATCTAGATTTAATCTTTGCACGGGAACTGTTGAAGAAACTCGCGCCCTTTGTCAAAGATTATTGGAAGACGTTTTCGTTCCTGCCCTAGCAACTAGAAGCGAGAATTTCAATTACATGGGCAACGTAATGCTGGAAAGTCTCTGGTTCGTCAACATTAATATCGAGCCACTCGCGTTCACGGCTTTTACCCTGCACTTGGCTGCTTCGACTGcgcgtaataataatcattCTATCGAAATAGGTAATTTAATAAGAGTCTATCGAGCTCTATCTCTACGAAactgataatataaaaaaaaaatatatacttttttatttttttttagatacttCGACGATGCCATTTTACAGCtggtatttatttaatctgcaACATTTGGTGCTCAAGTATTTAATGCAACCTAGCGCCTGGTGGTTTCCATTCTTTCGCGcgatttttaatagtttaatgCGATTATCAATTTACTTGGTAAAATACCATCCCTGGCTCGCTTATTGGAAATTTGGAAAGAAGTACGCAGAaatcaatatatttcataCACACTACGACTGACAAGAGTGTTCAATCAAAGTAAATAGAGCTATCGGCACTTTTCGTACTTGCAatactaattataataattgtaacaattactGTAATTACTGCGACAATATTACTTAAAAGTATTTACTCTAAGTGTATGGTACGAAGATGACGCGTCTTTGCGAAggttcgatatttttaatgtcgAGAAGGAACgtgttttttaaaagattctaattcgcgcgcgttattacattcggacaataattataatttaaacgtgaacgataaatatttttttataattaaaattgagtgATTTATAGTTGacggcgtgttgccggttcaCTTACCTTACGTCTTCATCGGTTAAGTTGGGGTGGGTCAGCTTCCATCTTGCCGTCCTCTCGTCCTCTCGTCCTTCCGTTCTCCCATCCGTCCGTCCGCCCGCCTGCCCGCCGCCCACCGCCCGCCGTCCACCGTCCACCGTCCGGTCATCCTCCTGTGGCAGTATTCTGGATTATCTTGAGGTGTTGTAACACTTCACATCACTtgaaactatattacactgctctgcttttgatttataattacaatcaCTATCACCAACactcactcgagagacgaaatcccgaaagaatgacggtggattatcgcggcgatttttcatgattaaaattagaaagtgCGACGAGCGATCAGCTGTTGTACGAATTTCCACTCTCGATATCCATCGCGTTCCTTACTTTTCCCGAGCCATCCGCGATTCCGGAACGAAACTGTCTGCGATGTTACGCGAGATCACTCTTGTTTCGTCGATCAGTTCTGGTCGGCAGAATGAACAACGTCGAGAAAACCACGTCCGAGCGGCGAATGAGACCGGCCGCGATATATCGCGCACTACGTTTCGGACGAAATGTTCCTCGCGCACTTTGTCCTTCTCAAGTTCGTCGAAATTCACCTCTGTCACCGGGATGAGAATCTCTGctgcgacgaagaagacgggctaGGTGCAGATCTCCCGCCCCGACTCGTCCGCGATCCCGGCACGAAACTGTCTGCTTTGTTAACCGATGTCCGTTTGATTCGTCGTTCAATTCTGGTCGGCAGAATGAACGACGTCGAGAACTCAGGTCCGAGCGGCGAATGAGACCGGCCGCGATATATCGCGCACTTTGTTTCACACGAATGTTCCTCCCGCACTTTATCCTTCTCAAGTTCGTCGAAATTCATCTCTGCCATCGGGATGAGAATCTCTGCTGCGACGAAGAAGGCGGGCTAGGTGCAGATCTCCCGCCCCGACTTGTCCGCGGTACACGAAAATGTCTGCGTTGTTACCCGATCGTTCATTCTGGTCGGCAGAATAAACGACGTAGAGAAATCACGTCCGAGCGGCGAATGAGACCGGCCGCGATATATCGCGCACTACGTTTCAGGCGTAATGTTCCTCCCGCACTTTGTCCTTCTCAAGTTCGTCAAAAATCACTTCGTCCAACGAGATGAATACTCGGCCGCGACAAAGAACACTGCCGAGGTGCAGATCTTCTCCCGCGCTCTGACGGTCGTCGGAACCAgccgaagaaaataaagatggGAGGCGTTCGGAGGCGGCCGACCCGCAACGCATAGCACCACACGTCGGACGCTCGGTGCGCTGCGCCCGCCATTTAACCTTGTTGTACCGAAGCCTTTTTTCGAGGCACAAAACAAACCACCGAATGACAAACAGAATATCACGggagtatataaaataatggtCCGTttccgagtcgacgacgtcgacacttatatCCGTATGCGAAAACtttccgcggtcgaaaatacgcgaaattgcggagcgattagaagcacgtccgcacgcttgagcttccgcaactagactgaatCTGCAATGACCGTGACTGAtcgagatttcggcccttcgATAAATAGAGAGAATCGATCGAATGAAGTGAGACAATCGATAGGCTTGATCGTTGATTGGGCCGGGTTGATCGCGGATTGGTTGCTGCTGTCTGTACTCGTCTTGCAAAGATGGGAAACGATGTTAGCGTGAATTCTCGGAAAAGACTTGCAACGACGCGTGCCGAGCACgaacgcaataaaaaaaaaacaaacctCGTCGTCGCCGAGCTCGGCTCGACTACCAAaacaaaataacattaaaatggTCAGTTCGAGAGACCATAAATCTTATTCACCACCACTCGAAAGTGAGAAACGTCCGAGAATcgactaaataa encodes the following:
- the LOC139102650 gene encoding uncharacterized protein; its protein translation is MVKSLTDDTAYTDAVEKRLQTILTEGAKTAMNFEDMKPELPSFYDERKFRLGQQAFYNNVFSMMIAKLCGLVSLLSISTILDVVMFTKKSGTPCLAYRRYAETILHTFVWHEKDPNGKPNEFLESLKIVRRKHCVAFKRSTEAGVHKPSQLDMALAQFGFIGYSIISEDYLGIKTTPEEMEGVVHLWRVIGSMLGMDDKFNLCTGTVEETRALCQRLLEDVFVPALATRSENFNYMGNVMLESLWFVNINIEPLAFTAFTLHLAASTARNNNHSIEIDTSTMPFYSWYLFNLQHLVLKYLMQPSAWWFPFFRAIFNSLMRLSIYLVKYHPWLAYWKFGKKYAEINIFHTHYD